A segment of the Salvelinus namaycush isolate Seneca chromosome 3, SaNama_1.0, whole genome shotgun sequence genome:
catcgatattttgggtccatggccaggaaactccccagaccttaatcccattgagaacttgtggtcaatcctcaagaggcgggtggacaaacaaaaacccacaaattctgacaaactccaagcatttattatgcaagaatgggctgccagcAGTCAGGATGTGAcccagttaattgacagcatgctagggcggattgcagaggtcttgaaaaagaagggtcaacactgcaaatattgactctttgcatcaacttcatgtaattgtcaataaaagcctttgacacttatgaaatgctggtaattatacttcagtattccatagtaacatctgacaaaaatatctaaagacaccgaagcagcaaactttgtggaaattaatatttgtgtcattctcaaaacttttggccacgagtGTATATATTGAGCATAAAAGCCACCAGAATCATTGTAAAAACAGATAACATTAGataattttatttattattattttgctTTTCATTAACAGCTGTTTAGTAGATTATCACAGGGTAAGCATTGCCTCCCTCACTACTCtgatgggactatcatttatctttattgtagaaaatagtaaatatcaAGAAAAACGCTGGGATGAGTAggtgttatttttttttactggtactgtatacagtcgtatgaaaacgGTTGGGCACCGctgacaatttccatgatttccatttataaataattgggtgtttggatcagcaatttcattttgatctatcaaataactgatggacacagtaatatttcagtagtgaaatgaggtttattggattaacagaaaatgtgcaatatgcatcaaaacaaaattagacaggtgcataaatttgggcaccccaatagaaaaatcacatcaatatttagtagagcctccttttgcaaaaataacagcctctagaccacaggtgtcaaactcattccacggggggccgagtgtctgcgggttttcgctcctcccttgtacttgattgatgaattaacatcactaattagttaggaactccccacacctggttgtctagggctttattgaaaggaaaaaccaaaaacctgcagacactaggccctccgtggaatgagtttgacacccctgctctagacgcttcccatagcctctaatgagtgtctggatgaaggtattttggaccattccttcttacaaaacatctccagttcagttaggtttgatggttgccgagcatggacaggccgcttcaaatcatcccacagattctcaatgatattcaggtctggggactgggatggccattccagaacattgcacttgttcctctgcataaatgcccgggtagattttgagcagtgttttgggtcgttgtcttgttgaaatatccagcgccggcgtaacttcaacattattcccaagaatctgctgatattgagtggaatccatgcgaccctcaactttaacaagattcccagtactggcactggccacacagccccacagcatgatggaacccccaccaaattttactgtgggtagcaagtgtttttcttggaacgctgtgttcttttgccgccatgcataacgtcccttgttatgaccaaataactcaatctttgtttcgtcagtccacagcaccttattccaaaatgaagctggcttgtccaaatgtgcgtttgcatacctcaagcgactctgtttgtggcgtgtgtgcagaaaaggcttcttccacatcactctcccatacagcttctccttgtgcaaagtgcgctgaattgttgaacgatgcacagtgacaccatctgcagcaagatgatgttgtaggtctttggaggtggtctgtgggctgtttttgaccgttctcaccatccttcgcctttgcctctccgatattttacttggcctgccacttctggccttaacaagaactgtgcctcTGGTCTTCCATTTTCTtactatgttcctcacagtggacactgacagcttaaatctctgcgatagctttttgtagccttcctctaaaccataatgttgaacaatctttgttttcaggtcatttgagagttgttttgaggcccccatgatgccactcttcagaggagagtcaaagagaacaagaacttgcaattggccaccttaaataccttttctcatgattggatgcacttgtctatgaagttcaaggcttaatgagctcaccaaaccaattgtgtgttccaattaatcagtgctaagtagttacaggtattcaaatcaacagaatgacaagggtgcccacatttttgcatagcctatttttcacatctgatttaatttcatacaacttaatattgctacactaaaaatctttgtctggacaataccccagtactcagcttttattagaaaatgaatggcatgccactgtgatcattttctgtgacgacaaagtaaattattatgcagcctcagaggggtgcccaaactttttcatacgactgtatatgcacacacacacactgacgcgcACGTAGGCGTATATTGACCGCCACGCATTGACAAAAATACACTGTCTCTAGGCTTTTTATCTCAATCAGATCCTGCTTAAAATGTAGACATGGAATGTGCCACATCCTTCACAACACAGGGCAGACTCCTGGATGCGAGGAGGCCAGGGTGGAGAACTTTCTGCTAACGTCCCAGCTGGTGTGAATGACTGGCAGGAAATAGGTGTGACCAGTTGGATAGAGGTGTAAACATCCCTGCCatgctccctccctctgtttatTAGCATTGGATGAATGAAAGAGCCAATGCAGAGAGCTGGTCTCTGAATTGATTCACTGCCAAATGAGCACCCAGCAATGACCTTTGAATAGCACTCTTTTTGCACACACAAGATGATAGGAAGCAGTGAACACACACAAATATTAGATCCATTTGGGGACCGTCTTGTAGTGTTGTGTTGCATTATCTGATGTGCATTAGGGAACGTATACCATAGTTACCTCACAAGGTGCAAAAACAATGGAGTAAACACTGAATAAATAAAACCGGACACTCTTCAGCGGAAATGAAAGTTGAATTGTAAGACATTCCTGACTATGAGTATCACCAGGTTTACTATACATTGTATTGTACCTGTCCTGGCTACACCTATAGGGACATTATGCCCAGATTTTTCCCCCCAGCATCTGTGATGGCAATTGATTCCAAAGTGTGCTACCATACTAACCTCAGGTCTAGCCATACACAGCCATTTGTATGCCGACTGACAGAGAGAAAGCCTCCTACTCAGGCGGCCCCGGGGCTCACAACCTTTTTTACatattaaaaaacaacaacatttcagtcatttagcagatgctcttatccagagcaacttacaggagcaattatggttaagtgccttgctcaaaggcacatcagatatttcacctagtcggctcggggattcgaaccagcgacctttcagttactggcccacaCAATACTCCCACACAGCTATATCTCTGTTGCACTGATTGACATATTGGCACTGATTTCATGCTTATGCTGGAATTTTGTGCTTACACTTACAATGCTTTAAAAGGCTGTGTTGGTCATGGTACTGAGTGGCTAAGAAAGAGGTGACAAACATTGAGCTCTTGACCATATCACATGATGCATCTGCTATGATGTGTTCCATAGGTAGCTTTCTTTTGGTGGTTTTAAAACTACCTGTTAAGTTGTTGAATTATTTATATGCCAGTTAAGGTCATTATGACTAAATAGGAAACCAAGTTAGATATCAATGAAAATGTCAAAATGAACAGAGATGTTACTGTGGGTATAAATAGCTAACCTTTTGCTCTCTGCCAACTTTGTCGAGATTTAGAGTAGACTAGTCAAGGGGAACCAGCTGTCATCCGTTTATGTGGCCCGACCTTACAAACTGGATTCACTATTTTGGTATGGTCTTTTAGCAAAAACTACAGCAAGATAGTGAGAGGCCTCTATCGGTTCACTGAGAGTCATTTAGGAAAGATTGTTAAAGGTTCAAAATACTGATGACAATAACAGATGTTACATTTATTACAGCATATTGTTACAACCACTAAACGATGGTAACATTTTGAATAACTGTTAAAACAACCAATACAAGCTTGTCAATTATATTAATATGGCATAAGTAATGAAAAATGATTGTCAACAAAAACATGTCAGAACCGAAACAATATCATAGCGGATTCCTCTTTGCAACTTCTACTTCCATCGTCCGCATGCACCAAAAGCAATGTTTGGATTCGGTGGTGCAGAATACGACACTGCCAACTTTGTGTAATCTAAAACCAGCGCATGTAGTGCCACCGCGTATATTTTACATCAATCCTACTCGCATCATATACTATACCTGTAGGTTATACACGAAGCACAGTCGGTCAGAATCGTATTATCGTTTAATTGTTATCAAATAGTTATAATCTAGTCTCAGGCCCCATTGTGAACTTTCGGACAAGATGCAGTCCGTTTTAAACATGTACCGTTACAGTTGCGCAATAACAATAAGCATTGCCTTTACCTTTGGATAGAGAAAAGTCAATCGTCGTCTCTAGTGCTTTGCCGATCACAACTTTATGTGGCAATTCCTTCTCATTCCGTTTAGAGGGTTAAGGTTTGCTTCTACGCGTTAACTTCAATGCTCAAGAAGTAACGAAGGATGTCCATCCGATACTGAGCGCACCGCTTGAGTTGATGTTATTGCGCAAAGACAGTACCCCGTCTGAGGCAGACGGACAGTCAAGGGAACCAATCAATGTAACATTACAGCATAGCAACATTGTGCCCATTGGCTACAGATGGTAATGGCTGACCAATCGTTGCGCGGAGAAAAATAAGTGCCTACTGTTCGTTAAGCATACGTGTGGGAGACCGCAATAGCGGAGTTCATAAACAGAAACGCTTTGCACACTTTGTGTCTCAGTAAGCCTACCAATTAAATTTACCAGACAACACGGACAAATTGCAAgatagttttttttttatgtcatgATGGACAAATAGGCTACATACATGACGGGTAGACAGCTCAACAGCAAACGTTGTACCTGCAGAACAATCCATTTATTTAAGCATTGTAATAATAcaagttggaggcatgcatgatCATGCCATCCATACATACCAGGCCTGAAGGACAAAAGGATTTAAAAAAAGACACATGCCAAGCACTTTAAATGACAGGATTATTCATCTTTCTGCAAGGTAAATAACTACTGTTTTTGTTAGGGGCCCACGTAGAGAACTTTCTCATGACGCCACACTCAATAACTTGGTTAATAGCGACATCTAGTGCTGTGCATTGATCTAAGAATTCTGTGGCTAGGCTTCAGAAACGTTGCATGCCATTTTCTTTATTGATGACTAACTGTAATGATGTGTGATCTCACCTTTATATGGTGGTCTGAACAATGATCCTAGCTCAAAACAAGCCTCTATACAGGCTGTATTGAGTGTGCACAATAACAGTGAATAAAGCCAACAAACAAGGATCCGTAAAATGTAATTTATTCTctccttaaaggcccagtgcagtcaaaaacatgattttccaGTGTTTTATATAAattgcccttttagtgtaagagctgaaAATACCACCTGACAACCCTATTAAAAAGATACCACGAACAACAAAAGATCAGAGAACAAGATCTTAATTTTGAATATATCCAAGTGGAGACGCAGATCAACACCTTTTTAGATTGCTATTCATAAATCAACTAACCCAGCACAATTCTATTTAACTCGAAATAGTATTTTAGGGGATGAAACAACACTAGGCAAGAGAACACGGTCCAACTGACTCAAAGTCATTTTTAAACTAACCTTTCAAATAAGTGCGAGAGTCACATTGCGGTGCTATGGTGTGAGTAGGGGTTACTGTGGTGGAAGAGGGCTTGCAGTGTTGGCACGCAGGATGCCTCTGAGGACCTTGTAGCTGGCCAGGGGCTGGTTCTCTTTAGGTGGGTAGCATGGGCCACGGTCTGTGACATAGGAATAGGGGAAACGTAGGACCCACAGGCCATCAGGGGGCAGCACCAGCTCTGTCTGCTCGGGGTGGAACACTGGACATGGAGGGGGGCCGGGTTGGACCTAAGAACAAAAAGAAGAGGGGCAGCGTTTTACAGTCAACATTAATCAAGCATTACATCTCTCATTAATCAACAAAGGGACTATTTGCCAACACAAAATGAATCTCTACACAGCATATTGCTACACTAAGAACTCACAATGAGTTCAGTTGTAATTGTACTGACAGTTTAGCATAATAGCTTGTCTATCAAGATAGGTAAGTAAATTCCTCTCATCTATTCCTGGTGACAAACACTAGTTGATAGGGAAATGTATGCCAGGCAAGTGTACCTGTGGGTTGAGTGTTATCTCCAGGGGGGCGTCAGGGACCACAATGTAGAGGCGCGCCAGCTGGGCGTAGTGGGTCTTTAGGCCACGCCCCTGGGCTGGAGAGGGAATGTACAGGGGCATGTCTGTGTTCAGGGCCCTGGTGGCCGGCTCTTTGGCCCCTCCAGGCCCCAGCACTTTCACCACTTTATCAGGTCCTGAGCTGAGGAAACGCCGGCCCCTACTGTCCTCGTACTCAAAGCCCACAAAGGCCCGGGCCACGTCATCCCGCCTGCGTCCCCGGCCAAGGCCCCCTGCACTCCCTCGCTTCCCCGCCACGGTTTTGTTGGGGGCCGGCCAGGAGGAGGGTCCCCCATCCAAGGGCTCAGTTAAGCCCACCTCCTCTTCAGAGCGGGAGCGAATCACCACGTCCCAGGGCAGGAGGAAGGAGGAGCCAGGCAGGAAGCCTGGCTGCTCCAGGCCAGTGTGGGGGTTGTAGGTCTTAGCAGGGCCAAGCTTGACCAGCGACCAGCTGGAGAACTTGGGCAGCAGACCTTTGGAGCAGCCTGAGTGGAGCATGCCTGGAAGGTACTCCACAGTGGAGGCCTGGCGATCCACCAGGCTGGGCCTCTTCTCCTGGCCCTCACCGCCCCCTCCATCTCCATAAGGCCCTAGGCTGTCAGTGGAATGGCCCAGGCTGAGGGCCAGGCTGAGGCTGGTGCTCTCTCCGGGCGTGTGGGACACTGGGTGGGACGCTGGGATGCTCTCCTTTAGCCTCTCCCCCTCTGATGGCCCTGACCCAGGCTCTGAACCTGACggtgggactgggactggggcaGCCACCTCAGTGGGTCTGGGTGCTTCTTCACAGGCCGGGGCTGGGTCTGGGGTGCTTGGCTGGAAAACAGGAAAGTCGATCCTCTCCAGCTTCCCGCAGCATTTCTCCTCAAACATCTACAAGGCAACAGAGTGAGACAAAGTGTAAACAAGACAAGTACAATTGAATAGATTTTTAAAGAGATCATGGGGTTATGCTGGCGTCCTCTGCAGAGATCTGTTAAAGCGGATACTAACTTGGTAGAAGTCGTAGTTGGCAGCTTGGATGTCAAAGGGGTCCTCACGAGGGGCTTGCTTCCAGCCACAGTTACACGAGCTAGTGGAACGCCCCCTGCTGTTGTGGTTGAGGATGGGCGGGTTGCGGTCCATCTCTGGCTTCTCATCTGCAGATGACAATGGCCTTTTATCAATTGATTTGCTCACCTCATGCATCCTCTCTCACCTctttttgaaaaaggtcaaagttAATCGAGGAGAGTGAACGTGGATGGAAATGTGCTTGCTTGAAATGAGACGGTCCTTCTCCACTCGTGAGTCATTAGGCAAATGACGTTTACAAGATGGAacccaaaataaatgtgtaacGTCATCAAAACAAATTAAGTTGTGCAAGACATTATATAGATAACAATAAGTAGCatattgtttttttaaatgtgtgcatGTTTTTCTCCTCTGACAAAACAAACgctgattcaaagggggtgtggcaGATTTCAAAACTCTTCCGCGGTAAGATACATGACTATCCCCGATGAAAGGTGGATATCGAGGAGGACACTTCCGTTTGCCTACTAACAAATTGACACACTCCTCGACCACTTATCAGTTTCCGTGTCACAGAGGACAGCCTTTTGCACAAACGAGAAAACCCCATAGAAGACAGTTTGCCATAATACACACCACAATTCAACATTGATATTCTGAGGTACACTGACCACCAACTCTGTTGATACCTGTTATGATACCTTTCATTTGTGTAATAAATAAGAAATATTTTAGAAATTATAGTAACAGTAGTATGTTCCGTACAGTGATTGAGGCTTTACCTGGCTGAGGCAGCAGGTGAAACTTGTGCACACAGTGTTGGTCTGTTAGACTGCGCTCTTCACATAACTGATGCCCATTACTCCAGAACTTGTAGCAGTCCTCATGCAACTGCAAGGCATAGCGCTGAAAAGCTACGCCGCGTGCATGCTGGCTGTAGACCCGAAGTGCTTGTGTCAGTTGGTTTTTATGCACAGTGGTGGTATAGTTATGGGGAAGGTTAGACTGGTAGGCGCTATGTGCCAGTGGCAGGGCTTTCTGGCAGCGGTTCTCAGAGAACTTGGCATCTGCGTCCAGGAAACCTTCCAAAAACTTAAGTTGACTCTGCACTTTGACAGCCAGCTCTGCAGTTTCCTCCTCTGTGTTGGCTATCATGACCTGATGCAGCCTGTAGGCCACTTGTGCCCATTTGGAGTAGGTTGGCAGCTCAAAATGAGAAGGCTGCGGATTGCGACCAACACTGTCATCAAAGCCTTTCTTGGTCAACACCAGTTCGACATGCTGCCAAAGGAACTCCTTCAGACTACAGTCTACTAGTTGCCCCCCTGAGAGGCTGCTGCTTTCTACATTGAAGGATGGTTGTCTTGCAGAGTGACGCATTTGTTGGTAGCGCCTGGGTCCAGACACCAAGGTGCTGGTGTCATTTTCCCTCAGGGCACAGTTGGAGCGCAGTTGTCCTAGCACGGCTGCCACTGGGTCCTCCTCTGGCCCAGGCACCACGTAAACAAACGCTTGGTTAGCAGGGACAGTGAATAAGCAATTACTGCTCTGGTTGGTGAGGACCCGACTTTTCCGGAAAATTCGATATATCTGGTCTTCCAATGCATGCTGGAGGCGTCTCCTTGGCGAGTGTTTCTTGGGCTTATCAGCATTTCCTCCAGAAGGGTCTGAACCATTTCCACCATAGCTTCGCAGGGCTCCATTCATCTGGAATACGAATAGCAGGCGAGGGGGACAGGGCCGGCAGTTCACCTTCCATTCTTTGGATATTATCGAATCCTTGATTGTAGCACGTAGTAGTGGCAGAACTTTCTGGCGAAGTGCATCCAGAGCACGGAACAATCTGTCATAGGTGACATCAAAACAGCATGTAGGATGGACCAGTAGCAGGACATGGCACAACGAGAATAGGTAAAGCAATGCTAAGCAATGCTGTTTATCCGCTCCTTTCCAGAATTCGTGCGCCTCCGAGTGTCCGACGCCCGTACTCAAAGACTCACACGCCCACAAAAGCTGTCGGTTGTCACAAACTGAAGTAAGCACCAGATACAATACGCGGTTTTCTTGGCTGTAGTACGCCTGAATCAAGCTTCCACTGTTATGATTGTCTGTCTCATCCAGTCCAAATAGTGAATAGATGTGCTTGTCCGCGAGCGTGTTGATTAGAAACTCTTTCGGTGATCCGGGTACCATTGCAGTCTTACCGAATATACCAAGTACACAGAGACCTTCATCTTTGTATAATGGATCCTCTATTACTTCTGATTCTAGAAGCGCTCCCACACTCACGGGCAACGCCATTTTTTCCGCCCATATCATGGGGAAGATAAACAGCTGCGCACAAGGCCACTTTCCGTGAACACAAGTAAAATGTTCCGTGTAGAAACCTTATACTTCTGTGGTAGAAACAACATACCTTTTCTGCGTTCCAGCAACCAAAACAGGTACAtaattttttttgttaatttatttGGTGTTTCCTAAACATGTCtaggaaatcacaaattcaattGTATTCTTAAACACAAGTGGTTAAAATACTTTTTAAAACAATGTGctgaaaatgttaaaaaaaaatgaaaatcaaAAGATAATGCAAGAAGCTTTTTGGAAAAAGTAACAAATAACGTGTAATAGCTCAAACATAGGGTCCCCCAGTCAATGTGCAATTTCCAAACATAGATCCTCAGATACATTTACAACAGTTAAAATTGACTTCCTCATAGAAAAGATTAAACTGAAACCACATTCAAACCAAGTGATGCTTCTCACTCATTCCAAGTAACAGATCATCGATTGTTTCCACAACATGTTCAGAGTATCTCAACTACTGCCTTTTAAATCTCAGTATCGCTCACTTAACATCCTCCTTGGTGTCACTTTTCCAAGAAGCATGCAGTTTTGAGGCAGTGTTGGGATTGACCAAACCTATGTTTGATATAGTGGGGCGGTCAAGGCTCTTGCCTTTAGAACTTATGTCCTTTTTAAAATTGTGGTCCAAGACAAGTGTTTCCTCTTTTCATCCTCAATCTACCTAGCACTTAGTAATTCATTCAGCAATGGTAAAAGTATGAAATAACCCATCCAGCAATAGAAGGCAGAAACCCATTTAGCAACGGAAACCAGAAAGTGCTAGAGAATGTGCATTGTGCCAATAGTTACATCTATAGCTTGCATACCGTCCTCATACAACACTGGAACTTTTCATCATGGCAGCTGCCTTTCCGTTACATTTGAACTAGTCTCGATCGACATCTGTGTATACATCAACAAATGTCTCAGTTTTGATCAAAGCTTTCGTTGAGATTCTTTGCCTTTGGAGACAGTCCTCGTGGTAAGGCACTCTGAGGGGATAAAGAACTATGTAAGTGGTGACAAAGGGGACACACCTTTAAACCACACATGCATAAGCCACACAGGCTCTGTAGAGTGATCTACCTGGAACTTGCATCGCAGGGCCTGAGTCATGATGGGGGTGAGGCCAGTGCCCGTCTCCATATTCTCCTTATCAAACAGAGGAGTGCCACCAGGACTCCTAAAGAGTAGAGAAACACTTATAGTCAGACTCAGCTCTCACTTGATGATAGTCCTTTGACTTCCTGTTTTCAGGTTACACAAGAACCCCAGAATAAAGCACTTGAGTGTTGAAATGCATTACCTATTGATTTGAACCCTTTTCAGCTGTGTACGCAGATTCATAGGCCTTTTGGTAGGTGTTATAGAGTGGGAAATAACATTTGATAATCTCCACAATAACACAACATAAATCCAATCAAGAAAACAAATGTTTGAAAAACTGTTCTTCAATCctggtgtgcaggcttttgttccaggcCTGATAAACATTATTTAATTATCATAACTGGCCTGGGGAAAAAAGCCTGGACAACATGTGGTGGGTCCCCAGGACCATGATGGAGAACACTGTGATATCTCCTGGTCACAAAACAAATGGCAGCCGATTAAGAAATATGGGATAGGTTTACCTGCCAAAGCTAAGGTGTTTGAGAAGTTTAGGGGGCAGTTGGATCGTTTCAGACGGACATTCTGCAGGTCTGCCACAGTGACCAGAGGGTCATGCATCTTCTCTGGAGTCCTCTAAAATAAAAGACATACCCATTTTTCAGACAATGGCCTTGTTGTACATTCTTATGCT
Coding sequences within it:
- the LOC120031066 gene encoding protein smg8-like, producing MIWAEKMALPVSVGALLESEVIEDPLYKDEGLCVLGIFGKTAMVPGSPKEFLINTLADKHIYSLFGLDETDNHNSGSLIQAYYSQENRVLYLVLTSVCDNRQLLWACESLSTGVGHSEAHEFWKGADKQHCLALLYLFSLCHVLLLVHPTCCFDVTYDRLFRALDALRQKVLPLLRATIKDSIISKEWKVNCRPCPPRLLFVFQMNGALRSYGGNGSDPSGGNADKPKKHSPRRRLQHALEDQIYRIFRKSRVLTNQSSNCLFTVPANQAFVYVVPGPEEDPVAAVLGQLRSNCALRENDTSTLVSGPRRYQQMRHSARQPSFNVESSSLSGGQLVDCSLKEFLWQHVELVLTKKGFDDSVGRNPQPSHFELPTYSKWAQVAYRLHQVMIANTEEETAELAVKVQSQLKFLEGFLDADAKFSENRCQKALPLAHSAYQSNLPHNYTTTVHKNQLTQALRVYSQHARGVAFQRYALQLHEDCYKFWSNGHQLCEERSLTDQHCVHKFHLLPQPDEKPEMDRNPPILNHNSRGRSTSSCNCGWKQAPREDPFDIQAANYDFYQMFEEKCCGKLERIDFPVFQPSTPDPAPACEEAPRPTEVAAPVPVPPSGSEPGSGPSEGERLKESIPASHPVSHTPGESTSLSLALSLGHSTDSLGPYGDGGGGEGQEKRPSLVDRQASTVEYLPGMLHSGCSKGLLPKFSSWSLVKLGPAKTYNPHTGLEQPGFLPGSSFLLPWDVVIRSRSEEEVGLTEPLDGGPSSWPAPNKTVAGKRGSAGGLGRGRRRDDVARAFVGFEYEDSRGRRFLSSGPDKVVKVLGPGGAKEPATRALNTDMPLYIPSPAQGRGLKTHYAQLARLYIVVPDAPLEITLNPQVQPGPPPCPVFHPEQTELVLPPDGLWVLRFPYSYVTDRGPCYPPKENQPLASYKVLRGILRANTASPLPPQ